Proteins encoded together in one Streptomyces sp. NBC_01408 window:
- a CDS encoding fumarylacetoacetate hydrolase family protein, with amino-acid sequence MPEYRRILLDGAVFETVRDGDELVAADGRRVKIAEAHHLPPVVPSKVVAVHLNHRSRVEEFQTSLPPAPTYFHKPTSSLNSHGGAIVRPEGCQYLNYEGEVAIVIGRTCRNVSPAEAGDYIAGYTIANDYGLHDFRDTDAGSMLRVKGSDTLCPLGPGLVTDWDFRGKRLRTYVNGVVVQDGSTDEMEWDMHYLVADIARTITLYPGDVLLSGTPANSRPVQPGDVVEVEVEGLGKLTNHIVTGPVPVRDDCGAQPTASEEVLSTTFGGDWEFRGIREPRRP; translated from the coding sequence ATGCCTGAATACCGCCGGATCCTGCTCGACGGCGCCGTCTTCGAGACCGTCCGGGACGGCGACGAACTCGTCGCCGCCGACGGCCGCCGCGTGAAGATCGCCGAGGCCCACCACCTGCCGCCGGTCGTCCCCTCCAAGGTCGTGGCCGTGCACCTCAACCACCGAAGCCGGGTAGAGGAGTTCCAGACCTCGCTGCCGCCTGCGCCCACGTACTTCCACAAGCCCACCTCCTCCCTCAACTCCCACGGCGGGGCGATCGTCCGCCCTGAGGGCTGCCAGTACCTGAACTACGAGGGCGAGGTGGCCATCGTCATCGGCCGCACGTGCCGCAACGTCTCTCCGGCCGAGGCAGGGGACTACATAGCCGGCTACACCATCGCCAACGACTACGGCCTGCACGACTTCCGCGACACCGACGCCGGCTCCATGCTCCGCGTCAAGGGCTCCGACACCCTCTGCCCACTCGGCCCTGGCCTGGTCACCGACTGGGACTTCCGCGGCAAGCGGCTGCGCACGTACGTCAACGGCGTGGTCGTCCAGGACGGCTCCACGGACGAGATGGAGTGGGACATGCACTACCTCGTCGCCGACATCGCCCGCACCATCACCCTCTACCCGGGCGACGTACTGCTCTCCGGCACCCCCGCCAACTCCCGCCCCGTCCAGCCCGGTGACGTCGTCGAGGTCGAGGTGGAAGGTCTCGGGAAGCTGACGAACCACATCGTCACCGGCCCCGTCCCGGTCCGCGACGACTGCGGGGCCCAGCCCACGGCGTCCGAAGAAGTTCTGTCCACCACCTTCGGCGGCGACTGGGAGTTCCGGGGCATCCGCGAGCCCCGGCGGCCGTGA
- a CDS encoding type 1 glutamine amidotransferase, translated as MQALIIKHEHLSTPGYVGERLTERGYDLTELVVVPEERFTDPGVTGSFPAASAYDLIVALGAPWSVDHVELIGPWITPEVELLCSAHAAGIPVLGICFGGQALATALGGRVERSPRFELGWTRVDTDDDRLVPAGPWFQFHGDRWHLPPGAREIARNSVCSQAFVHGRSMGLQFHPELTPAVLEQWLVHGGEAMAKDAGLVPAELMARTWAEARHARARAHALVDAFLALAAR; from the coding sequence TTGCAGGCTCTGATCATCAAGCACGAGCACCTGTCGACGCCGGGTTACGTAGGGGAGCGGCTGACCGAGCGCGGCTATGACCTCACCGAGCTGGTCGTCGTGCCCGAGGAGCGGTTCACCGATCCCGGCGTGACCGGGTCCTTCCCGGCGGCCAGTGCGTACGACCTCATCGTGGCGCTGGGCGCGCCATGGTCCGTGGACCACGTCGAACTCATCGGCCCCTGGATCACGCCCGAGGTCGAGCTGTTGTGCTCGGCCCATGCCGCCGGGATACCGGTGCTCGGCATCTGCTTCGGAGGCCAGGCACTGGCCACTGCTCTCGGCGGCCGGGTCGAGCGCTCGCCCCGCTTCGAACTGGGCTGGACCAGGGTCGACACAGACGACGACCGACTCGTCCCGGCCGGCCCGTGGTTCCAGTTCCACGGCGACCGGTGGCATTTGCCGCCGGGCGCACGGGAGATCGCGCGCAACAGCGTCTGCTCCCAGGCATTCGTGCACGGACGCAGCATGGGCCTCCAGTTCCATCCAGAGCTCACCCCGGCCGTGCTGGAACAGTGGCTCGTACACGGTGGTGAGGCCATGGCCAAGGATGCAGGCCTGGTCCCGGCCGAGCTGATGGCGCGTACGTGGGCGGAGGCCCGGCACGCGCGAGCGCGGGCACACGCACTGGTCGACGCCTTCCTTGCGCTGGCTGCCCGATAG
- a CDS encoding class I SAM-dependent methyltransferase, giving the protein MSPSSPEIAASYSESNPLMPMLRAMGWGALVNLGYYPPMFMPALIARGVAPFQRDLAARSTGLLQLGADDHVLDAACGRGYTSDLMARTVRQVMAVDLVEDQIKQARERFGTNPRIHFVVADVTDLRAIEPGRFPDQYFDKAHCLEAAFHFGPLGRRAFLEEMHRVLKPGGRLVLVDLVLKGSDPSEIHDADPQGIVRDTWSFEEIETLGRYRQHFRDTGFRLGAELDWSRPVMERTLQQLRISAALTASAIGRRLTVLRWPELASLGPADWRRLTDTLRAHGHASKAFGYTAFVLDKPL; this is encoded by the coding sequence ATGAGTCCATCCTCTCCCGAAATCGCCGCCTCCTACAGCGAATCCAACCCGCTGATGCCGATGCTGCGCGCCATGGGCTGGGGCGCCCTGGTCAACCTCGGCTACTATCCGCCGATGTTCATGCCCGCGCTGATCGCGCGCGGTGTTGCTCCCTTCCAGCGAGACCTGGCGGCTCGATCCACAGGGCTGCTGCAGCTGGGCGCGGACGATCACGTACTGGACGCGGCCTGCGGACGCGGATACACCAGTGACCTGATGGCCCGCACAGTCCGGCAGGTGATGGCAGTGGACCTCGTGGAGGACCAGATCAAGCAGGCCCGCGAGCGCTTCGGTACTAATCCCCGCATCCACTTCGTCGTCGCGGACGTCACCGACTTGCGGGCCATCGAACCCGGCCGCTTTCCCGACCAATATTTCGACAAGGCGCACTGCCTGGAAGCGGCCTTCCATTTCGGCCCTCTAGGCCGGCGGGCTTTTCTCGAGGAGATGCATCGGGTGCTCAAACCCGGCGGGCGCCTGGTCCTGGTGGACCTGGTGTTGAAGGGTTCAGACCCTTCGGAGATCCACGACGCAGACCCGCAAGGGATCGTGCGTGACACGTGGAGCTTTGAGGAGATCGAAACTCTTGGCCGCTACCGGCAGCATTTCCGTGACACGGGATTTCGCCTGGGTGCCGAACTGGACTGGTCGCGGCCGGTCATGGAGCGCACTTTGCAGCAACTGCGGATCAGCGCTGCCCTCACCGCCTCCGCCATCGGCCGACGCCTGACGGTCCTTCGGTGGCCCGAGCTCGCCTCCCTGGGACCTGCCGACTGGCGGCGCCTCACCGACACGCTCCGCGCGCACGGACACGCCAGCAAAGCCTTCGGTTACACCGCATTCGTCCTTGACAAGCCGTTGTAG
- a CDS encoding APC family permease, which yields MAVEQLDPPSADSRAGHGIGVSHIVFFVVAASAPLTVVAGGTPQAFAVSGAVGFPLAFLALTVVLIVFSAGYAAMSRHITNAGAFYSYVAQGLGRSFGVGTSFVALIAYNAMQIGIYGLFGFIAADTVKSQFGLDLPWWTYVLACIAAVGVLGYRRIDLNAKVLAVLLVIETVTVVAFDAAQFLDPGPQGISATPLTWDALSTGAVGAAFCFAMAGFMGFESGAIYGEECRNPRRTIPRATYLAVTLIGLFYALSAWALAVGAGPDRIVAATREQGPGLFFALGEQRLGSAFGDIANVFFLTSLVAAILSFHNAVARYSFALGREHVLPAALGAVHRRHGSPHVSSLAQTGLAALTVIVFAVAGLDPVATLFTWLTNLGALGIIFLLAVVSAAVIGFFARDKRGERLWNRMIAPVLGGVALAAVFATALLNFDVLLGAAKDSSLTWILPGVLLVAGLAGLAFGLFLKARRPHVYTAIGHGAEEGAHLSDGRSS from the coding sequence ATGGCCGTCGAACAGCTCGATCCTCCCTCCGCCGACAGCCGGGCCGGCCACGGCATCGGCGTCTCGCACATCGTCTTCTTCGTCGTCGCCGCGTCAGCGCCCCTGACCGTCGTCGCCGGTGGCACTCCGCAGGCCTTCGCCGTCTCGGGCGCGGTCGGCTTCCCCCTGGCCTTCCTCGCCCTGACCGTCGTCCTGATCGTCTTCAGCGCCGGCTACGCCGCGATGAGCCGACACATCACCAACGCCGGCGCCTTCTATTCGTACGTCGCCCAAGGGCTGGGCCGCTCCTTCGGCGTGGGCACCTCCTTCGTTGCGCTCATCGCCTACAACGCCATGCAGATCGGGATATACGGCCTGTTCGGATTCATCGCCGCCGACACCGTGAAGTCCCAGTTCGGCCTGGACCTGCCCTGGTGGACGTACGTCCTGGCGTGCATCGCCGCCGTCGGTGTACTCGGCTACCGGCGGATCGACCTGAACGCCAAGGTGCTCGCGGTGCTGCTCGTGATCGAGACCGTCACGGTCGTCGCGTTCGACGCGGCCCAGTTCCTCGACCCCGGACCGCAGGGAATCTCGGCCACTCCGCTGACCTGGGACGCGCTCTCCACCGGAGCCGTCGGGGCCGCCTTCTGCTTCGCGATGGCCGGCTTCATGGGATTCGAGTCCGGCGCCATCTACGGGGAGGAGTGCCGCAACCCGCGGCGCACGATCCCGCGCGCCACATACCTGGCCGTCACCCTCATAGGGCTCTTCTACGCCCTCTCGGCCTGGGCACTCGCCGTCGGCGCCGGCCCCGACCGCATCGTCGCAGCGACCCGCGAACAGGGCCCCGGCCTCTTCTTCGCGCTCGGGGAGCAGCGTCTCGGCAGCGCCTTCGGCGACATCGCGAACGTCTTCTTCCTGACCAGCCTGGTGGCGGCGATCCTCTCCTTCCACAACGCCGTCGCCCGCTACTCCTTCGCCCTCGGACGGGAACACGTGCTCCCTGCCGCACTCGGCGCCGTCCACCGCCGGCACGGCTCACCCCATGTCAGTTCCCTCGCCCAGACGGGACTCGCCGCACTGACCGTCATCGTGTTCGCGGTCGCGGGCCTCGACCCCGTCGCCACCCTGTTCACCTGGCTCACCAACCTGGGCGCCCTGGGCATCATCTTCCTGCTCGCCGTCGTATCCGCCGCCGTCATCGGGTTCTTCGCCCGCGACAAGCGGGGCGAGCGGCTGTGGAACCGCATGATCGCCCCGGTACTCGGCGGAGTGGCCCTCGCGGCCGTGTTCGCTACGGCGCTGCTCAACTTCGACGTGCTGCTGGGCGCGGCGAAGGACTCGTCCCTGACTTGGATCTTGCCCGGCGTGCTGCTCGTCGCGGGTCTTGCCGGACTGGCCTTCGGCCTCTTCCTCAAGGCGCGCCGCCCGCACGTCTACACCGCCATCGGCCACGGCGCCGAGGAGGGCGCGCACCTCTCGGACGGCCGCTCGTCCTGA
- a CDS encoding ATP-binding cassette domain-containing protein, with translation MAGVWKSYGRHAVLRGVDVVIEPGSLVGVVGENGAGKTTLLRTMVGELAPDRGTVHREGEVGYCPQDTVVNPLLSVAQHLELFRVAYRLPDVERARALLAVLGGKGVLEQRAGTLSGGTRQKLNLVLALMHQPTLLVLDEPYQGFDWDTHQRFWRLARDLRDGGQAVVVVSHLVHDLGHFDRVYELRDGVLLEGVRAA, from the coding sequence ATGGCAGGGGTATGGAAATCCTACGGGCGCCATGCGGTGCTACGCGGCGTGGATGTGGTGATCGAACCCGGCTCTCTGGTCGGCGTGGTCGGGGAGAACGGTGCCGGCAAGACCACCCTGCTGCGCACGATGGTGGGTGAGCTGGCACCGGACCGGGGGACAGTGCACCGGGAGGGCGAGGTGGGGTACTGCCCGCAGGACACGGTGGTCAACCCTCTGCTGAGCGTGGCCCAGCATCTCGAACTGTTCCGCGTGGCCTACCGGCTGCCCGACGTGGAACGGGCACGGGCACTATTGGCGGTGCTCGGCGGCAAGGGCGTGCTGGAGCAGCGGGCCGGGACTCTGTCGGGCGGGACCCGGCAGAAGCTCAACCTGGTACTCGCGCTGATGCACCAGCCGACGCTGCTGGTCCTGGACGAGCCCTACCAAGGCTTCGACTGGGACACCCACCAGAGGTTCTGGCGCCTCGCACGGGATCTGCGCGACGGCGGTCAGGCTGTCGTCGTGGTCTCGCATCTCGTCCACGACCTCGGGCATTTCGACCGGGTCTACGAGCTGCGCGACGGAGTGCTGCTTGAGGGGGTGCGCGCCGCGTGA
- a CDS encoding SDR family oxidoreductase: MRARHGQTPHLPRPGSPRETPVAVITGAGRGLGQAIARRLHRDGYQLVLGDVDGPRVRAAAAELGHQHTAVEADVTDLGASDDMATAAMERHGRLDVWVNNAGVMPLGRLHSQAPDVLAYTCEVNLGGVVRGSLAALEHMRPQGSGHIVNIASITAVKPLAGFAVYGATKAAVVSFSQSLRRELRHDSIHVTAVLPYMITTAMTPGIEPRLLCPLEPAHVAEAVARAITKPRACIYVPRTSRFLSWAAGLPQRVQDITDNALRMDDVASGAGTRARTDYDAELSARTTTACISGGRPAPTEAGQ; the protein is encoded by the coding sequence GTGCGAGCACGACACGGCCAGACCCCCCACCTTCCCCGGCCCGGCAGCCCCCGCGAAACGCCGGTCGCCGTCATCACCGGCGCAGGGCGTGGCCTGGGCCAGGCCATCGCACGCCGGCTCCACCGCGATGGCTACCAGCTGGTCCTCGGCGACGTCGACGGGCCTCGGGTCCGGGCGGCAGCCGCCGAGCTGGGCCACCAGCACACCGCCGTGGAAGCGGACGTCACCGACCTGGGCGCGTCCGATGACATGGCCACTGCCGCGATGGAACGGCACGGCCGCCTGGACGTGTGGGTCAACAACGCGGGCGTGATGCCACTGGGCCGACTTCATAGCCAGGCACCCGACGTGCTGGCCTACACCTGCGAGGTCAACCTCGGCGGCGTCGTACGAGGCTCTCTCGCGGCCCTCGAGCACATGCGGCCCCAGGGCAGCGGACACATCGTCAACATCGCAAGCATCACAGCCGTCAAACCCTTGGCCGGATTCGCCGTCTACGGCGCCACCAAGGCCGCAGTCGTGTCCTTCTCCCAGAGCCTGCGGCGTGAACTCCGTCACGACAGCATCCACGTCACCGCCGTCCTCCCCTACATGATCACTACCGCCATGACCCCCGGCATCGAGCCACGTCTGCTGTGCCCGCTGGAGCCCGCGCACGTCGCAGAAGCAGTCGCGCGGGCGATCACCAAGCCACGCGCATGCATCTATGTCCCCCGCACCTCACGCTTCTTGAGCTGGGCAGCTGGTCTCCCCCAACGCGTTCAGGACATCACCGACAACGCACTGCGGATGGACGACGTCGCCTCGGGCGCCGGAACCCGCGCCCGCACCGACTACGACGCTGAACTCAGCGCACGAACAACCACCGCCTGCATCTCCGGCGGCCGGCCCGCGCCTACCGAGGCTGGGCAATGA
- a CDS encoding polyprenyl synthetase family protein: protein MPPGQQGELSRETIMPPDSQHTAVTLPDTPQGIRLPGPHRYGAALAGPCQDLDDQAGRTPEWLERDIDHLYPALPHPEATCDLLTAACTEHLLPATAQRLQARLHAALIGPVRQTVDHGGRRWRPKLAATVIDALGADSRPYGPLWAACELLHTGSLIIDDIQDGAPLRRGHPSAHLVHGTATAINAGTTAYFAMHRAIRRTLPDDPRLRTNVYDAYLNALQAAHTGQALDLQGHHEEMTAALDTGDTGTLKQLVTLTHRLKSGAPVAAAFRIAALVAAASPAQCDALAALGDAVGTAYQITDDVADLRGVTSQDTMTKRVTEDLLNAKVTYPLVHAVAYLPRDEARHLWHQVRSGLAREGAARTARRIADCGALDQCADEADQMIRDAWATASALLPPSPVALTLGRLCTDVLRSRIA from the coding sequence GTGCCCCCCGGACAGCAAGGCGAACTCAGCCGCGAGACGATCATGCCGCCGGACAGCCAGCACACCGCCGTCACACTGCCCGACACCCCGCAAGGCATCCGGCTTCCCGGTCCCCACCGATACGGTGCCGCCCTGGCCGGGCCGTGCCAGGACCTGGACGACCAGGCCGGACGCACACCGGAGTGGCTGGAACGGGACATCGACCACCTGTACCCGGCCCTGCCGCACCCCGAGGCAACCTGCGACCTTTTGACCGCGGCGTGCACGGAGCACCTCCTGCCGGCAACCGCCCAACGCCTACAGGCGCGGCTGCACGCGGCGCTCATCGGGCCGGTGCGCCAGACCGTCGATCACGGCGGCCGGCGCTGGAGGCCAAAGCTCGCGGCCACCGTTATCGACGCACTGGGCGCCGACAGCCGCCCTTACGGACCCCTGTGGGCGGCCTGCGAACTCCTGCACACCGGGTCACTGATCATCGACGACATCCAGGACGGAGCTCCACTGCGCCGCGGACACCCCAGCGCCCACCTCGTCCACGGCACCGCCACCGCCATCAACGCCGGCACCACCGCCTACTTCGCCATGCACCGGGCCATCCGCCGCACCCTGCCCGACGACCCCCGCCTGCGTACCAACGTGTACGACGCCTACCTCAACGCCCTGCAGGCCGCGCACACCGGGCAGGCCCTCGACCTCCAGGGACATCACGAGGAAATGACCGCCGCGCTGGACACCGGGGACACCGGAACCCTGAAGCAGCTGGTGACCCTCACCCACCGGCTGAAGTCCGGCGCGCCCGTCGCCGCGGCGTTCCGCATCGCCGCCCTGGTCGCCGCAGCCAGCCCTGCCCAGTGCGACGCGCTCGCCGCACTGGGCGATGCCGTAGGCACCGCCTACCAGATCACCGATGACGTCGCCGACCTGCGCGGCGTCACAAGCCAGGACACCATGACCAAACGCGTGACCGAAGACCTCCTCAACGCCAAGGTCACCTACCCTCTCGTCCACGCTGTCGCGTACCTGCCCCGCGACGAAGCCCGCCACCTCTGGCACCAGGTGCGCTCCGGCTTGGCCCGGGAGGGCGCGGCCCGTACCGCACGCCGCATCGCGGACTGCGGGGCCCTCGACCAGTGCGCGGACGAGGCCGACCAGATGATCCGCGACGCGTGGGCAACCGCTTCAGCCCTGCTTCCGCCCTCACCGGTGGCCCTGACCTTGGGCAGGCTCTGCACCGACGTCCTGCGCTCCCGAATCGCCTGA
- a CDS encoding APC family permease, whose product MIAQSVGFMGPAFSVSFVLPLLVGVTTPTGKGAGGAAPLAVLLGAVGMLGVGWIVSAYARRIRTDGSLYDYVTAGLGTPIGAAAGYVYYLGVLALGAGIGLLAGGTVHEVLRTQFDLAPLPVWTWQLLLLALVLTVVHTGVHIAVRAQLVLALVSIGVLAAFFIHVIVQVGDDNSLSAFTPASSAQGWSGIAFSVIYGVLLFTGFEAAANLAAETAEPQRSIPRAVLISLLTAAVFFLLGCYAQLAGFGFSIGAVAEHASAPLLALASPDAFGDTWTVRLVELVIVLDMLAVYIGVSVSVTRGLPAMAQDGWLPRRLGVLSARRGTPVGGTAVIGVAYLTAIMISHLFGGAIAIRGLPAHVSWFAWLSAFGVFSLAAVYFALCLGAPHGLRDHPKRPLVWTSCLIGLLLTGGALLGAVHEVPAPTIWAARAAIGAIAVALPTALLVHARATTVTGR is encoded by the coding sequence GTGATCGCCCAGTCCGTCGGCTTCATGGGCCCGGCCTTCTCCGTGTCCTTCGTGCTGCCGCTGCTCGTCGGCGTCACGACCCCCACGGGCAAGGGCGCCGGAGGCGCCGCGCCGCTCGCCGTCCTCCTGGGCGCCGTCGGCATGCTCGGCGTCGGCTGGATCGTCTCCGCCTACGCCCGGCGGATCCGCACGGACGGCTCCCTGTACGACTACGTGACCGCCGGCCTCGGCACGCCCATCGGCGCCGCAGCCGGCTACGTGTACTACCTGGGCGTCCTCGCCCTGGGGGCCGGCATCGGCCTCCTCGCCGGCGGCACCGTGCACGAGGTCCTGAGAACCCAGTTCGACCTCGCCCCCCTGCCCGTCTGGACATGGCAGCTGCTCCTGCTCGCTCTCGTCCTGACCGTCGTACACACCGGCGTCCACATCGCGGTCAGGGCCCAACTGGTACTCGCCCTCGTCTCCATCGGTGTGCTCGCCGCCTTCTTCATCCACGTGATCGTCCAAGTCGGCGACGACAACAGCCTGTCCGCCTTCACCCCCGCGAGTTCGGCGCAAGGCTGGAGCGGGATCGCCTTCTCGGTCATCTACGGAGTGCTGCTCTTCACCGGCTTCGAAGCGGCGGCCAACCTCGCCGCGGAAACCGCCGAACCCCAGCGCTCCATCCCCAGGGCCGTGCTGATCTCCCTGCTCACCGCGGCGGTCTTCTTCCTGCTCGGCTGCTACGCACAGCTGGCCGGCTTCGGCTTCAGCATCGGCGCAGTGGCCGAGCATGCCTCTGCGCCACTCCTGGCCCTGGCGTCACCAGACGCGTTCGGCGACACGTGGACCGTCCGCCTCGTGGAGCTCGTGATCGTGCTCGACATGCTCGCCGTGTACATCGGCGTCTCGGTATCAGTCACCCGAGGTCTGCCGGCCATGGCGCAGGACGGTTGGCTCCCGCGCCGCCTCGGCGTTCTCAGCGCCCGCCGGGGGACCCCGGTCGGCGGCACGGCTGTGATCGGCGTCGCCTACCTCACCGCCATCATGATCAGCCACCTCTTCGGGGGCGCCATCGCCATCAGAGGACTGCCGGCCCATGTCAGCTGGTTCGCCTGGCTGTCCGCCTTCGGAGTCTTCAGCCTGGCCGCCGTCTACTTCGCCCTGTGCCTGGGCGCACCGCATGGGTTGCGAGACCATCCGAAGCGGCCACTGGTGTGGACGAGTTGCCTCATCGGCCTGTTGCTCACAGGCGGCGCCCTCTTAGGGGCCGTCCACGAGGTCCCCGCACCCACCATCTGGGCCGCGAGAGCCGCCATCGGCGCCATCGCCGTGGCCTTGCCGACAGCTCTCCTCGTGCACGCGCGGGCGACGACAGTCACTGGACGGTGA
- a CDS encoding alpha/beta hydrolase: protein MPMDPEIGALLKQFGVDGPPPATPPTVAEMRAGNRMLSLAVAPDPPIEVGSAEDDTVAGVPVRVYRPAGHGLVPTVVFFHGGGFIVGDLDTHDGVCRRLCRDLGAVVVSVGYRLAPEFPFPAGYDDCVAVTTHVAGHPEDYGGGGLAVAGDSAGGGLAAGVALAFRDEGRPLTAQLLAYPSTDLSGQGGHRSLVENATGYLLTTAEVENDARLYLADDPGAAARAPASPLLADSHTGLAPAVIGCGECDPLRDEGLAYADALAAAGVPVRKHMYPGLIHGFISFDTKSTVVDAAVTEMLTEFRELLATPYDTP, encoded by the coding sequence ATGCCCATGGACCCGGAGATCGGGGCCCTGCTGAAGCAGTTCGGTGTCGACGGCCCGCCGCCCGCCACCCCGCCCACTGTCGCCGAGATGCGCGCGGGCAACAGGATGCTCTCACTCGCCGTCGCACCCGATCCGCCGATCGAGGTCGGCTCGGCCGAGGACGACACGGTCGCCGGGGTACCGGTGCGGGTCTACCGCCCCGCGGGCCATGGCCTCGTACCGACGGTCGTGTTCTTCCACGGGGGCGGCTTCATCGTCGGGGACCTCGACACCCACGACGGCGTCTGCCGCAGGCTGTGCCGGGACCTCGGGGCTGTGGTGGTGAGCGTCGGCTACCGGCTCGCCCCGGAGTTCCCATTCCCCGCCGGGTACGACGACTGCGTCGCGGTGACCACCCACGTGGCCGGGCACCCCGAGGACTACGGCGGTGGCGGGCTCGCCGTGGCGGGGGACAGCGCCGGCGGCGGCCTGGCCGCCGGAGTGGCCCTGGCCTTCCGGGATGAGGGGCGCCCCCTCACCGCGCAACTCCTCGCGTACCCGTCCACGGATCTCAGCGGCCAAGGCGGCCACAGGTCACTGGTCGAGAACGCCACCGGATACCTGCTCACCACGGCCGAGGTCGAGAACGACGCCCGGCTCTACCTCGCCGACGACCCCGGCGCCGCAGCCCGCGCCCCGGCCTCGCCGCTCCTTGCCGACAGTCACACGGGCCTGGCCCCGGCGGTCATCGGCTGCGGCGAGTGCGACCCGCTGCGCGACGAGGGTCTTGCATACGCCGATGCCCTGGCCGCCGCCGGAGTCCCGGTCAGAAAACACATGTACCCCGGGCTCATCCACGGATTCATCAGCTTCGACACCAAGTCCACAGTCGTCGACGCCGCGGTGACCGAGATGCTCACGGAGTTCCGCGAGCTGCTCGCCACGCCGTACGACACGCCTTGA
- a CDS encoding catechol 1,2-dioxygenase — protein MGEIVGAGIVAHVPTIMLPETTRRELNHGRDTTLVAGLERLRREVFETADYDTVVLLDSHWATTVEFVVTAHDRRAGLFTSEELPRGMCRIPYDFPGDPELAHAIAAHDEKRGTWITPIDDQYLPIYYATVNLWKYLGVEGKRWISLGVCQTADTEDYLRLGRAIADGIAATDRKVLFIASGALSHTFWPLREIRDHEASDLRHIFTPEARAADEQRIAWFEQGRHDRVLHTMPEFLKYKPEARFGHYVTMAGALGEERLTAPGRLFSAYENSVGTGQVHIWFDRPDAGWTAPRRVALRHDPHHHVDPHHAREASHA, from the coding sequence ATGGGTGAGATCGTCGGGGCCGGGATCGTCGCCCACGTGCCCACCATCATGCTGCCGGAGACCACCCGCCGGGAGCTCAACCACGGCCGGGACACCACCCTGGTCGCCGGCCTCGAACGGCTGCGCCGCGAGGTATTCGAAACGGCCGACTACGACACCGTCGTGCTGCTGGACTCGCACTGGGCCACCACCGTGGAGTTCGTCGTCACCGCGCACGACCGCCGCGCCGGGCTGTTCACCTCCGAGGAACTGCCCCGCGGCATGTGCCGCATCCCGTACGACTTCCCCGGTGACCCCGAACTCGCCCACGCCATCGCTGCGCACGACGAGAAGCGCGGCACCTGGATCACGCCGATCGACGACCAGTACCTGCCGATCTACTACGCCACGGTCAACCTGTGGAAGTACCTCGGCGTAGAAGGCAAGCGCTGGATCTCCCTCGGCGTGTGCCAGACCGCCGACACTGAGGACTACCTCAGGCTCGGCCGGGCCATCGCCGACGGCATCGCCGCCACCGACCGCAAGGTCCTCTTCATCGCCTCAGGTGCCCTCTCCCACACCTTCTGGCCGCTGCGCGAGATCCGCGACCACGAGGCCAGCGACCTCAGGCACATCTTCACCCCCGAGGCCCGCGCCGCCGACGAACAGCGCATCGCCTGGTTCGAACAGGGGCGCCACGACCGGGTCCTGCACACCATGCCCGAGTTCCTGAAGTACAAGCCCGAAGCCCGCTTCGGCCACTACGTGACCATGGCCGGCGCCCTCGGCGAGGAGCGTCTCACCGCCCCGGGCCGCCTGTTCAGCGCGTACGAGAACTCGGTCGGCACCGGCCAGGTGCACATCTGGTTCGACCGGCCGGACGCCGGCTGGACCGCACCCCGCCGCGTCGCCCTGCGACACGACCCCCACCACCACGTCGACCCCCACCACGCCCGGGAGGCCTCCCATGCCTGA
- a CDS encoding nitroreductase/quinone reductase family protein, which yields MTRTLDALRRGFWKGVGTSRLFRQICPLILPPIDRLVSRCTGGRWMPSSMALSTVLLHTTDRHGRPRNTPLATAQVGQDRFLVMGTNFGRPRHPAWSQDLLRQPAAFVTWHGQTVSVHARQLTAEELHAARPSVLAAVPVFDDYAATSGRDIRVFLITPAHDAHPTQPLPVTWTRPRR from the coding sequence ATGACTCGCACGCTCGATGCACTGCGTCGTGGCTTTTGGAAAGGTGTCGGCACCAGTCGTCTCTTCCGACAAATCTGTCCGCTGATCCTGCCGCCGATCGACCGGCTGGTCTCCCGGTGCACCGGGGGACGGTGGATGCCCAGCAGCATGGCCTTGTCCACCGTGCTGCTGCACACCACCGACCGTCACGGCCGCCCCAGGAACACGCCCTTGGCCACAGCTCAGGTCGGGCAGGATCGCTTCCTGGTCATGGGAACCAACTTCGGCCGTCCGCGACATCCAGCCTGGTCACAGGACCTCCTGCGACAGCCCGCCGCTTTCGTGACCTGGCACGGCCAAACCGTCTCCGTCCATGCTCGTCAGCTGACCGCGGAGGAGCTCCATGCGGCCCGCCCCAGCGTGCTGGCGGCCGTACCCGTCTTCGATGACTACGCGGCCACCAGCGGGCGCGACATCCGGGTCTTCCTGATCACCCCGGCCCACGATGCCCACCCCACCCAACCGCTGCCGGTGACTTGGACCAGGCCGCGTCGTTGA